In Candidatus Poribacteria bacterium, the following proteins share a genomic window:
- a CDS encoding ABC transporter substrate-binding protein, with product MNILDLVLVGSHFGERVDAAQVSNIDVNSDGIVDVRDLLLVANVMRQGDIAPIGGTLIFGRGGDSLTLDPALILDGESAKVCDMLYDTLVQYRRDTTDIEPALAEAWESSTDGLVWTFHLRQGVQFHDGTPLNADAVVFSLTRPQAVYRDFQAEFINQIIALDPFTVQIQLKTPFAPFISTVAGTTFSIVSPTAVQHFGDNFGSNPIGTGPFKFVRWDRDDKIALEANDTHWAGRPSLDRIIFRSIPDNSVRLMEMQQGRLHAMEFPNPDEIPLIRGDAQLELLMRSSLNVGYLAMNMEKPPFDNLKVRLAINHAINKAEIIEHLYQGTGIPAKGPIPPTLWSYDDMVEDYEYNPTLAKQLLAEAGYPDGFETTIWALPVARPYIPDGRVLAEVLQSELRNIGVEATIVTYDWGTYIAKTTNGEHDMAMLGWIAEEGDPDNFFYYLLSKTYAEKPAFNIAFYRDDEMQDVLERARTSTDQNERIELYRHAQAIFHRDAPWVPLAHGQRLLVVDRRVRNLRLAPIGWKYLRSASLAPE from the coding sequence GTGAATATCCTCGATTTAGTGCTTGTCGGCTCACACTTTGGCGAGCGCGTTGATGCAGCGCAGGTGTCGAATATAGATGTCAATAGCGATGGCATTGTGGATGTCCGAGACTTATTACTTGTCGCTAACGTTATGCGTCAAGGAGATATAGCCCCCATAGGCGGCACCCTGATTTTTGGGCGCGGCGGTGATTCGCTCACCCTTGATCCTGCGCTAATCCTTGATGGTGAATCGGCGAAAGTTTGTGACATGCTTTACGATACACTCGTCCAATATCGAAGGGACACAACTGACATTGAACCTGCCTTGGCAGAGGCGTGGGAGAGCTCCACCGATGGCTTGGTGTGGACATTTCATCTGCGACAAGGGGTTCAATTCCACGATGGCACTCCCTTGAACGCAGACGCCGTTGTATTTTCGCTCACCCGTCCACAGGCGGTGTATCGCGATTTTCAGGCAGAATTTATCAACCAAATTATTGCCCTAGATCCGTTTACGGTGCAAATTCAACTCAAAACGCCATTCGCGCCCTTTATCAGCACGGTCGCAGGGACTACATTTTCTATCGTGAGTCCGACCGCTGTTCAACACTTTGGCGACAATTTTGGCAGTAACCCTATCGGCACAGGTCCCTTCAAGTTTGTGCGGTGGGATCGGGACGACAAAATTGCGCTTGAAGCAAACGATACGCATTGGGCGGGAAGACCTTCACTAGATCGAATCATCTTTCGCTCTATTCCCGATAACTCGGTGCGGCTGATGGAAATGCAGCAGGGCAGGCTCCATGCGATGGAATTTCCAAATCCGGACGAAATCCCCCTTATCCGGGGCGATGCACAACTTGAACTTCTCATGCGGTCAAGTCTAAATGTCGGGTATTTAGCGATGAACATGGAAAAACCACCCTTTGACAACCTCAAGGTGCGGCTCGCGATTAACCACGCAATTAACAAAGCTGAGATTATTGAGCACCTCTATCAAGGCACAGGCATTCCAGCGAAGGGACCGATCCCGCCGACCCTATGGAGTTATGACGATATGGTTGAGGATTATGAATACAATCCAACACTGGCGAAACAGCTTCTCGCTGAAGCAGGCTATCCCGATGGATTTGAAACCACAATCTGGGCACTGCCGGTGGCACGTCCCTACATTCCGGACGGGCGCGTACTCGCTGAGGTCCTACAATCCGAACTCCGAAACATCGGTGTTGAAGCAACAATCGTCACCTATGATTGGGGCACCTATATTGCGAAAACCACAAACGGTGAGCACGATATGGCAATGTTAGGGTGGATTGCTGAGGAGGGGGACCCGGATAACTTCTTCTACTATCTTTTGAGCAAAACCTACGCGGAGAAGCCTGCGTTTAACATCGCCTTTTATCGGGACGATGAGATGCAGGATGTCCTTGAACGTGCCAGAACGAGCACCGATCAAAATGAACGGATCGAGCTGTATCGGCACGCACAGGCAATCTTCCACAGGGATGCACCGTGGGTGCCGCTAGCGCATGGGCAACGGCTTTTGGTTGTAGACAGAAGGGTGAGAAATCTCAGGCTTGCGCCGATAGGGTGGAAGTACCTCCGCAGCGCATCGTTGGCACCGGAGTAG
- a CDS encoding phytanoyl-CoA dioxygenase family protein, with product MTDNEKFLFDLWGYVVVEEVLTPDEVALANEAVDRHTYLIANRDPGLSHGSKHLEGATGRGEFHQNPLTFDRPWCEPFRRMLTHPRVVDIFNEVLGAGFRLDHGPGLIQMVKGTEGHWLHGGMTFDPSQYHRFEHGRMQCGLCVAAWQLTEVRDGDGGFACVPGSHKSNYRPPQHVLSTEDGMGCIQQVVAGPGSVVIFNEALVHGTLPWQPTDRERRSILFKCSPGFLSWGSPHAECPIPDPTPEELAIYEPPHRTGRTTLGE from the coding sequence ATGACCGATAACGAAAAATTCCTGTTCGATCTTTGGGGTTACGTCGTGGTTGAGGAGGTACTTACACCGGACGAAGTTGCGCTGGCGAACGAAGCGGTTGACCGCCATACCTATCTCATCGCTAACCGTGATCCGGGCTTATCCCACGGATCTAAACATCTGGAAGGGGCTACCGGGCGAGGGGAATTTCATCAAAACCCATTGACCTTTGATCGACCATGGTGTGAGCCGTTTCGACGGATGCTGACACACCCTCGGGTTGTTGACATCTTCAATGAGGTATTGGGGGCGGGCTTTCGGCTCGATCACGGTCCGGGGCTTATTCAGATGGTCAAGGGCACTGAGGGACATTGGCTACACGGTGGCATGACTTTCGACCCAAGCCAATATCACCGATTTGAACATGGCCGGATGCAGTGCGGACTGTGTGTCGCTGCATGGCAGCTGACGGAGGTCCGTGACGGAGATGGTGGTTTTGCATGTGTGCCGGGCAGCCACAAATCAAATTATCGTCCACCTCAGCATGTGTTGTCCACAGAGGATGGGATGGGTTGTATTCAACAGGTTGTTGCGGGACCGGGTTCTGTCGTTATCTTCAATGAAGCGCTGGTGCACGGCACGCTTCCATGGCAGCCCACGGACCGGGAGCGCCGCTCGATCTTGTTTAAGTGTTCACCCGGCTTCTTGTCTTGGGGTTCGCCACATGCGGAATGTCCAATCCCTGACCCAACGCCAGAAGAATTAGCGATCTACGAACCGCCACACCGTACCGGACGCACAACGTTGGGAGAGTAG
- a CDS encoding DUF1828 domain-containing protein, whose product MSINTIDQDFIDKVSAKVRLLPDGKERFRVLTPFQFDDGDQLVIILKKAGEQWVLSDEAHTYMHLTYDIDKRDLHSGTRGDIISKALSMFDVQDRNGELILDMPEERYGDALYDFAQALLKITDVTYLSRERVQSTFMEDFRTLLHNKVDETRMIFDWYYLARDDQRKYIVDCRINGMPQPLFVYALPNDSRIRDATIALHQFKEWKLSFNAMGIVEEEKNINYKVLARFLDVCDQYFIGINESYEQIGQYLEAKI is encoded by the coding sequence ATGTCCATCAATACCATAGACCAAGACTTTATTGATAAGGTCTCGGCAAAGGTTAGGCTTTTACCCGATGGCAAGGAGCGTTTCCGCGTTTTAACTCCCTTCCAGTTCGATGACGGCGATCAGCTGGTTATCATTTTGAAAAAGGCAGGCGAACAGTGGGTACTCTCTGACGAAGCGCATACCTACATGCACCTCACCTACGATATTGATAAAAGGGACCTGCATAGTGGTACACGCGGAGATATTATCTCTAAGGCCCTTTCGATGTTTGACGTTCAAGATCGCAATGGAGAATTAATCCTTGATATGCCAGAGGAACGTTACGGTGATGCACTTTATGACTTTGCCCAAGCTCTTCTCAAAATAACGGACGTGACATATTTGTCGAGAGAACGGGTTCAATCCACATTTATGGAAGATTTCCGTACATTACTGCATAATAAAGTGGATGAGACTCGCATGATTTTTGATTGGTACTATTTAGCTCGTGATGACCAAAGGAAATACATCGTAGATTGTCGAATTAATGGGATGCCTCAACCCCTTTTCGTGTATGCTCTTCCAAATGACAGTAGGATTCGCGATGCAACGATTGCACTGCACCAGTTCAAGGAGTGGAAACTGTCTTTTAATGCTATGGGTATCGTTGAAGAGGAGAAGAACATAAATTACAAGGTATTGGCACGTTTCCTTGATGTATGCGATCAGTACTTCATAGGCATCAATGAAAGTTATGAACAAATTGGACAATATCTGGAGGCTAAGATTTAA
- a CDS encoding peptidase M14 family protein: protein MNHEITSPEAFFGFQLGSDRKMARWDKIVDYFRLLAEQSAKVQVIDMGPSTEENPFLFVVISSPENLANLAHFREVNAQIKDPRGVSEEVINSLIGEGKAIILQSMGLHATEIGSTQMVSELAYDQITRTDEEATRILDNVISLMVPCFNPDGQIMVTDWYNKYVGTEYEGSTPPWLYHKYAGHDNNRDAFMFNLVESQYMADIMYREWQPHAYQDHHEMGCYGARLWICPYSEPLHPHGDPLVWREISWYGAHMAYKLEEAGKTGVLNASLFPAWSHLGFHWMGNYHNIASMLTESAHAKLATPMYIHKSQLKGEDDRKQLLDEGGNTLRAFPHYKPQTNFPHPWEGGWWRVRDIIEQQKISAWGLLDMAARNKDTILRNAYLKAKRQTAIGASGTPVAYLIRPDQHDPLTVVATVNKLLVQGIDIQKAAQAFTANGSSYPAGTYCIPLNQPKMGVIKTLLGRTLYPDDAWTRQPDGTPQRPYDTTTDTMAEFMGVDAVPIQGNIEGRFEAMTAPEPLTGEVIGTSQVGYIFDGRLNDSFKVLNWLFNQGVEVTRLHETVSVGDETFPAGAFVAAAGAENLLTEIAQDYGVTFYALEGKLETKQSEVRRARIGMYQRYWGGNMDEGWTRLVLEQYGFPYQTLRDAEIKAGNLNKHIDVLILPDDSADMTIGDKMEDRLRENPVPSEYQSGIGEEGIDAIKEFVQAGGTLITLNQACNFAIEKLDLPVQNVVAGKSAKDFYCPGSTLHANIDTNHRLTYGMPDEGLIFFWSGPTFRVRPSFSNERCEILVQYPERDILQSGWLVGEEQIAGTAGMIAVEFGEGSVVLFGFRPQHRAQTHGTFKLFFNALIG, encoded by the coding sequence ATGAATCATGAGATAACCTCCCCCGAGGCGTTTTTTGGCTTTCAGCTTGGAAGTGATCGGAAGATGGCACGGTGGGACAAGATTGTAGATTACTTCCGCCTATTGGCGGAGCAGAGCGCCAAGGTCCAAGTGATTGATATGGGACCTTCCACAGAGGAGAACCCGTTTTTGTTCGTGGTTATTTCCTCGCCGGAGAATTTGGCGAACTTAGCGCATTTTCGAGAGGTGAACGCGCAGATCAAAGATCCCCGTGGGGTATCTGAGGAGGTAATAAATTCACTCATCGGGGAAGGGAAGGCGATTATCCTCCAATCGATGGGGCTTCATGCTACGGAGATTGGCAGCACGCAGATGGTCTCAGAATTAGCGTACGATCAGATCACGCGGACCGATGAAGAAGCAACGCGCATTCTAGATAATGTGATCTCACTGATGGTGCCTTGCTTTAACCCAGACGGTCAGATCATGGTGACCGACTGGTATAACAAATATGTCGGTACGGAGTACGAAGGCTCGACACCGCCGTGGCTGTATCATAAGTATGCAGGGCACGACAACAACCGCGACGCATTCATGTTTAATTTGGTCGAATCCCAATATATGGCAGATATCATGTACAGAGAGTGGCAGCCCCACGCTTACCAAGACCACCATGAGATGGGCTGCTACGGCGCCCGTTTATGGATATGTCCCTATTCGGAGCCGCTGCATCCGCACGGCGACCCGTTGGTTTGGCGGGAGATTAGCTGGTATGGAGCGCACATGGCGTATAAGTTAGAGGAAGCAGGTAAGACTGGCGTCCTAAATGCGTCCTTGTTCCCTGCGTGGAGCCACCTCGGTTTTCACTGGATGGGCAACTATCACAACATCGCCAGTATGCTGACAGAATCGGCACACGCCAAGTTGGCGACGCCGATGTACATCCACAAGAGCCAACTGAAAGGCGAAGATGACAGGAAGCAACTGCTGGACGAAGGCGGTAATACGTTACGGGCGTTTCCTCACTATAAGCCTCAGACCAACTTCCCCCACCCGTGGGAGGGCGGTTGGTGGCGGGTTCGCGACATCATTGAGCAGCAAAAGATCTCGGCGTGGGGACTGCTTGACATGGCAGCACGGAATAAGGATACAATTCTGCGGAATGCGTATCTGAAGGCGAAACGACAGACCGCGATCGGCGCGTCCGGCACACCCGTCGCATACCTTATCCGTCCAGACCAACACGATCCGCTGACCGTCGTAGCGACGGTTAATAAATTGCTGGTTCAAGGGATAGACATCCAGAAAGCGGCACAAGCCTTTACTGCCAACGGTTCAAGCTACCCGGCGGGGACCTACTGCATTCCCCTTAATCAACCGAAGATGGGGGTCATTAAGACGCTGCTGGGGCGCACTCTATACCCGGACGACGCTTGGACGCGACAACCCGATGGCACACCACAGCGTCCCTACGATACCACAACGGACACCATGGCAGAGTTCATGGGGGTTGATGCCGTGCCGATACAGGGGAATATTGAAGGAAGATTTGAGGCGATGACAGCACCTGAACCGCTTACTGGAGAGGTAATTGGCACCTCACAGGTCGGCTATATCTTCGATGGCAGGCTCAACGATAGCTTCAAAGTCCTCAATTGGTTGTTCAATCAGGGGGTAGAAGTTACCCGCCTGCACGAGACGGTGTCAGTCGGGGACGAAACATTTCCGGCGGGCGCGTTTGTGGCTGCCGCTGGGGCTGAAAATCTACTCACAGAGATCGCCCAAGATTATGGCGTTACCTTCTACGCGCTTGAGGGAAAGCTAGAGACAAAACAGAGTGAAGTCCGGCGGGCGCGGATTGGCATGTATCAGCGATACTGGGGCGGTAATATGGATGAGGGTTGGACGCGTCTGGTCTTGGAGCAGTATGGATTCCCGTACCAAACACTGAGAGATGCAGAGATTAAAGCCGGTAACTTGAACAAGCACATTGATGTTCTCATACTGCCTGATGACTCCGCCGACATGACCATTGGCGACAAAATGGAGGATCGGCTCAGAGAAAACCCTGTCCCGTCAGAATATCAAAGCGGTATCGGAGAAGAGGGGATTGATGCAATAAAGGAATTCGTCCAAGCCGGCGGCACGTTGATTACGCTCAACCAAGCCTGCAACTTCGCTATTGAGAAATTGGATTTACCTGTGCAAAACGTGGTCGCAGGCAAATCAGCCAAAGACTTCTACTGCCCCGGTTCCACCCTACACGCCAATATCGACACAAATCATCGGCTCACCTACGGTATGCCCGACGAGGGGCTCATCTTCTTCTGGAGCGGTCCCACGTTCCGCGTTCGACCCTCTTTTTCCAATGAGAGATGCGAGATTCTCGTCCAATATCCTGAGAGAGACATCTTGCAGAGCGGGTGGCTTGTCGGTGAAGAGCAGATCGCCGGTACGGCTGGCATGATTGCCGTGGAATTCGGCGAAGGCTCGGTTGTCCTTTTCGGATTCAGACCGCAGCACCGGGCACAGACGCATGGGACGTTCAAGTTGTTCTTCAATGCGCTTATTGGTTAG
- a CDS encoding cupin domain-containing protein codes for MSGKFIPAAEAEREQLDWGALAWLSRPQTTGAKDLVVIEVNLSSGGGHNFHKHPEQEEVIYVIEGTVEQWLRDEKRMLSSGDSVFIPADAVHASFNTSPTPAKLLAILGPCVSDEGYQLVDVADEAPWNSLR; via the coding sequence ATGAGTGGAAAATTTATCCCGGCAGCGGAAGCAGAACGTGAACAACTGGATTGGGGAGCCTTGGCATGGTTGAGTCGTCCCCAAACAACGGGCGCGAAGGATTTGGTGGTCATTGAGGTGAACCTGTCATCTGGTGGTGGACACAACTTTCACAAGCATCCGGAACAGGAAGAGGTGATTTACGTTATCGAAGGAACTGTAGAACAGTGGCTGCGCGACGAAAAACGGATGCTGAGTTCAGGTGATTCAGTGTTCATTCCTGCTGATGCAGTCCACGCTTCGTTCAATACCTCCCCTACCCCTGCCAAGCTGCTCGCAATCTTGGGCCCATGTGTCAGTGATGAGGGGTATCAGCTAGTCGATGTCGCCGACGAAGCGCCGTGGAATTCCCTTCGCTAA
- a CDS encoding Gfo/Idh/MocA family oxidoreductase, whose product MADQLKMGLIGCGGMSGAHMRGYQELWSKGIRSFDIVAACDIDASRADERATQACAFQEGTKPAIYTDVEEMLSKHSDLDCVDICALHSAHHTLAVTALEAGKHVIIEKPLGITMRACKLILDAAEQNGCILSVAENYRLDRVQRARRWAVRQGRIGAPRMFFWIEVSEGLGKWSWRNFKMDAGGGWVLDGGVHFTDLMRFILDAEAEEVYAINKAYEPYRYDDPAGRQGGYDVDVEDAMISAIKFEREISAQWTWVGSGPGNSISRRTVYGSEGSLDFEAGLTPRGGETISNEVLLQEFLAHISDDEREYYFPSGIEDTVAIELKYFADAITTGGKPEVDGIEGMKSEALCMAVYESGWHGRPVTLAEIENCALEGYQGEINERLGIA is encoded by the coding sequence ATGGCAGACCAACTTAAAATGGGGTTAATTGGTTGTGGAGGTATGTCCGGTGCCCACATGCGGGGCTATCAAGAGCTTTGGTCGAAGGGGATCAGGTCTTTTGACATCGTTGCTGCGTGCGACATTGATGCTAGCCGCGCAGACGAACGGGCAACTCAAGCATGTGCATTTCAAGAGGGCACAAAGCCGGCGATTTATACGGACGTTGAAGAAATGCTCTCTAAGCATTCAGATCTCGATTGTGTGGACATTTGTGCCCTGCACAGCGCTCATCACACCCTTGCTGTTACCGCGCTGGAAGCGGGAAAACATGTCATCATTGAAAAGCCACTCGGTATCACGATGCGTGCCTGTAAACTCATCCTTGACGCAGCGGAGCAGAATGGATGCATCCTGTCCGTCGCAGAAAACTATCGTCTGGATCGGGTCCAGCGGGCGCGACGATGGGCGGTCCGTCAAGGACGGATTGGTGCCCCACGGATGTTTTTCTGGATAGAGGTCAGCGAAGGTCTGGGGAAATGGAGTTGGCGTAATTTCAAGATGGATGCTGGCGGCGGTTGGGTGCTTGATGGCGGTGTCCATTTCACAGATCTGATGCGTTTTATTCTTGACGCGGAGGCGGAAGAGGTCTACGCAATCAATAAGGCTTACGAACCTTATCGCTATGACGACCCGGCGGGGCGGCAGGGTGGCTACGATGTTGACGTTGAGGATGCGATGATCTCCGCCATTAAATTTGAGAGAGAGATATCTGCTCAATGGACATGGGTCGGCTCGGGACCGGGGAACAGTATCAGTCGCAGAACCGTTTACGGCAGCGAAGGCAGTTTGGACTTCGAGGCCGGGCTTACGCCACGGGGCGGCGAAACCATCAGCAACGAAGTTCTGCTCCAAGAATTTCTGGCGCATATCAGCGACGATGAGCGCGAATATTACTTTCCAAGCGGTATCGAGGATACAGTTGCCATAGAACTCAAGTATTTCGCGGACGCTATCACCACTGGAGGCAAACCGGAGGTCGATGGGATTGAGGGCATGAAGTCCGAGGCCCTCTGCATGGCGGTCTACGAGTCCGGCTGGCACGGTCGCCCGGTGACATTGGCGGAAATCGAAAACTGTGCTTTGGAAGGGTATCAGGGCGAGATTAATGAGAGGCTAGGAATCGCTTAA
- the glmS gene encoding glutamine--fructose-6-phosphate transaminase (isomerizing), which translates to MCGIVGYIGDKYADSVLWTGLERLQYRGYDSAGMAVISDGELDLRKRAGKLRELDECLRQNPMRGAMGIGHTRWATHGEPNERNAHPHTDEDKTLAVVHNGIIENYLPLKRELQARGHLFKSDTDTEVLAHLVEEALEGDFGDAVCNALQQVEGTYSAAFIHRRFPDCIVAARRGSPLILGLGDGENFVASDVPALLPHTQRMVYLEDNQIAILTPNQVEVQTMEGEQVEPRIHQIGWSPDTADKGDHPHFMLKEIHEQPNVLRRLYNIYVTDDMEVDFGELGLDSEFLARVNRIVIQACGTSWHAGLIGKYLLEQYAYIHTEVDISSEFRYRNPVLEGDTLVIAISQSGETADTLEGLRKAKSKFMRVLALCNEINSTIAREADAVIELHAGLEIGVASTKAYTAQIAVLGLLAMHLGKLKEILTPPDTREFLQTLKKAPALMDRTIQRQQIRVCAEKYSDVGAFMFIGRSYNYPNALEGALKLKEISYIHAAGHPAGELKHGPIALINEEVPVVCIATNSSIYPKIVSAIQEIRARDGVVIAIATEGNTEIHEYAQEVLYIPDIAEEVSPLLVAIPLQLLAYYTAVHRGCDVDQPRNLAKSVTVE; encoded by the coding sequence ATGTGTGGAATTGTCGGATATATCGGAGATAAATACGCGGACTCTGTCTTGTGGACGGGTCTGGAACGACTTCAGTATAGAGGATATGATTCAGCGGGTATGGCTGTCATAAGCGATGGGGAGCTCGATCTGCGGAAACGTGCAGGCAAGTTACGTGAATTGGACGAATGCCTCCGCCAGAATCCGATGCGGGGTGCAATGGGTATCGGCCATACTCGATGGGCAACACACGGGGAACCGAACGAACGAAATGCCCATCCTCACACCGACGAGGACAAAACGTTGGCAGTCGTGCATAACGGAATCATTGAAAACTATCTCCCACTCAAGCGGGAGCTGCAAGCGCGAGGACACCTCTTTAAGTCGGATACGGATACAGAAGTGTTAGCGCACCTCGTTGAGGAGGCACTGGAAGGCGATTTTGGCGATGCCGTTTGCAATGCGCTCCAGCAAGTCGAAGGTACATATTCAGCCGCTTTTATTCATCGACGATTCCCGGATTGTATCGTGGCTGCACGACGCGGCAGTCCACTCATCTTGGGGCTTGGGGACGGAGAGAACTTCGTCGCTTCAGATGTGCCCGCATTGCTACCACACACCCAACGGATGGTCTATCTTGAGGATAATCAGATTGCAATCCTTACACCGAATCAGGTGGAGGTTCAAACCATGGAGGGCGAGCAAGTTGAACCCCGTATCCACCAAATCGGCTGGAGTCCCGACACCGCGGACAAAGGTGATCATCCGCACTTCATGCTCAAGGAGATCCACGAACAGCCCAATGTCCTACGACGGTTATATAATATCTATGTTACCGATGACATGGAAGTTGATTTCGGGGAATTGGGATTGGACAGCGAATTTCTCGCGCGCGTAAACCGAATCGTCATCCAAGCGTGCGGCACATCTTGGCATGCCGGATTGATTGGTAAGTATCTCCTAGAGCAGTATGCGTACATCCACACCGAAGTGGACATCTCTTCAGAATTTCGATACCGCAACCCAGTTTTGGAGGGAGATACGCTGGTTATTGCTATCTCCCAATCGGGTGAGACCGCTGATACGCTTGAGGGATTACGCAAGGCAAAAAGCAAGTTTATGCGCGTGTTAGCCTTATGCAATGAGATTAACAGCACCATTGCGCGCGAGGCAGATGCGGTGATTGAACTTCACGCTGGACTAGAAATTGGTGTTGCTTCCACCAAAGCATACACCGCGCAGATTGCGGTGCTTGGATTACTCGCGATGCACCTCGGCAAACTAAAGGAGATCTTAACGCCGCCGGATACACGCGAGTTTCTCCAGACCCTTAAAAAGGCACCTGCCCTCATGGACCGCACCATTCAGCGCCAGCAGATTCGCGTCTGTGCGGAGAAATATAGCGATGTAGGCGCATTCATGTTTATCGGACGAAGCTATAACTATCCCAACGCCCTAGAAGGTGCGCTCAAACTCAAGGAAATCTCATATATCCATGCAGCAGGGCATCCAGCAGGCGAATTAAAACACGGTCCCATCGCTTTGATTAACGAAGAAGTACCGGTCGTGTGTATTGCCACCAATAGTAGCATCTATCCGAAAATTGTGAGCGCAATCCAAGAAATCCGCGCTCGTGACGGAGTTGTTATCGCCATTGCGACTGAAGGGAACACAGAAATTCATGAGTATGCTCAAGAGGTGCTCTACATCCCGGATATTGCTGAGGAGGTTTCGCCGTTGCTTGTTGCTATCCCGCTCCAGCTGCTCGCCTACTATACCGCTGTACATCGGGGCTGCGATGTTGACCAGCCCCGAAACCTTGCAAAAAGTGTCACCGTTGAGTAA